The Candidatus Delongbacteria bacterium genome contains a region encoding:
- a CDS encoding response regulator has translation MRILIVEDDGGSRGILLEHLKARGWQVLSCGDPARGLRLLESEQPDLVLTDIHLPGATGTDHVRAFCQERAGHRPVVVAMTGYPALESCLDCLQAGASGYLVKPFRVDEFVQLAERVLDERRLLGHARNLEQRITELEAELARLRAPGAPPAARPERETPCH, from the coding sequence ATGAGGATTCTCATCGTCGAGGATGACGGCGGCAGCCGGGGCATCCTGCTGGAGCACCTGAAGGCCCGGGGCTGGCAGGTGCTGAGCTGCGGCGATCCCGCCCGTGGCCTGCGCCTGCTGGAATCGGAGCAGCCGGATCTGGTGCTGACCGACATCCATCTGCCGGGGGCCACGGGCACGGACCACGTGCGGGCCTTCTGCCAGGAGCGCGCCGGCCACCGGCCCGTGGTGGTGGCCATGACTGGCTATCCCGCGCTGGAGAGCTGCCTGGACTGCCTCCAGGCCGGCGCCTCGGGCTACCTGGTCAAGCCCTTCCGCGTGGACGAGTTCGTCCAGCTGGCCGAGCGCGTGCTGGACGAGCGGCGCCTGCTGGGCCACGCGCGCAACCTGGAGCAGCGTATCACGGAACTCGAGGCCGAGCTGGCCCGCCTGCGGGCGCCGGGCGCGCCCCCGGCCGCGCGACCGGAACGGGAGACCCCGTGCCACTGA
- a CDS encoding sigma-54 dependent transcriptional regulator: protein MSDVMGSRQVLVVDDEKLIRELLQEGLGRLGYQIRTAGGGREALELLAQESADLVLTDIKMDGMDGYEFLEELRRRVPDQMVLMMTAYGSVESAIRAIKLGAFDYIQKPCMVAEVDHRLRKAFEHRDLLLETRMLRGRLEGREEFGRIVARNKVMKQIFDMIRTVAPSGSSVLIQGENGTGKELVARALHHYSDRADKKFVAKNCAAIPDALLESELFGHVKGAFTGSVGDRKGIFEEADGGTLFLDEISEMPLNLQSKLLRVLQEGELQRVGSNDVVKVDVRLISSTNRDMKSEVQEGRFRRDLFYRLNVIPITLPPLRERVDDIPLLAEHFLKKYAQRMNRTILGIEEGGMRYLVSRRWEGNVRELENTIERAVVMATGPILDAGSFKPLEQFAEEGGDFELPAADITVDEMEKRLILATLKRYNNNRTRTAEVLAISIRTLRNKLNEYRAADPGLSAIIDKGAPDAGE, encoded by the coding sequence ATGAGCGACGTGATGGGCAGCCGGCAAGTCCTGGTGGTGGACGACGAGAAGCTGATCCGCGAGCTGCTCCAGGAGGGGCTGGGCCGGCTGGGCTACCAGATCCGCACCGCGGGCGGGGGCCGGGAGGCCCTGGAGCTGCTGGCCCAGGAGTCCGCCGACCTGGTGCTGACGGACATCAAGATGGACGGGATGGACGGCTACGAGTTCCTGGAGGAGCTGCGCCGGCGCGTGCCCGACCAGATGGTCCTGATGATGACCGCCTACGGCAGCGTGGAGAGCGCCATCCGGGCCATCAAACTGGGCGCTTTCGACTACATCCAAAAGCCCTGCATGGTGGCCGAGGTGGACCACCGCCTGCGCAAGGCCTTCGAGCACCGCGACCTGCTGCTGGAGACGCGCATGCTGCGCGGCCGGCTGGAGGGCCGCGAGGAGTTCGGGCGCATCGTGGCCCGCAACAAGGTCATGAAGCAGATCTTCGACATGATCCGCACCGTGGCACCCTCGGGTTCCAGCGTGCTGATCCAGGGCGAGAACGGCACGGGCAAGGAGCTGGTGGCCCGCGCCCTGCACCACTACAGCGACCGCGCCGACAAGAAGTTCGTGGCCAAGAACTGCGCGGCCATCCCCGACGCCCTGCTGGAGAGCGAGCTCTTTGGCCACGTCAAGGGCGCCTTCACGGGCAGCGTGGGCGACCGCAAGGGCATCTTCGAGGAAGCCGACGGCGGCACGCTCTTCCTGGACGAGATCAGCGAGATGCCCCTCAATCTGCAGAGTAAGTTGCTGCGCGTGTTGCAGGAGGGCGAGCTGCAGCGGGTGGGCTCCAACGACGTGGTCAAGGTGGACGTGCGCCTGATCAGCTCCACCAACCGCGACATGAAGTCCGAGGTGCAGGAAGGCCGCTTCCGGCGCGACCTGTTCTACCGCTTGAACGTCATTCCCATCACCCTGCCGCCGCTGCGCGAGCGCGTGGACGACATCCCGCTATTGGCCGAGCACTTCCTCAAGAAGTACGCCCAGCGCATGAACCGCACCATCCTGGGGATCGAGGAGGGCGGGATGCGCTACCTGGTCTCCCGGCGTTGGGAGGGCAACGTGCGCGAGTTGGAGAACACCATCGAGCGCGCCGTGGTGATGGCCACCGGCCCGATCCTCGACGCCGGCAGTTTCAAGCCCCTGGAACAGTTCGCCGAGGAGGGCGGGGACTTCGAGCTGCCCGCCGCGGACATCACGGTGGACGAGATGGAGAAGCGGCTGATCCTGGCCACGCTCAAGCGCTACAACAACAACCGCACGCGCACGGCCGAGGTGCTGGCGATCAGCATCCGCACCCTGCGCAACAAGCTTAACGAGTACCGCGCGGCGGACCCCGGCCTGTCGGCGATCATCGACAAGGGCGCGCCCGACGCCGGCGAGTGA
- a CDS encoding adenylate/guanylate cyclase domain-containing protein has product MSRPKLQRWWLAAGVAFLLAVLFSLLDAGLFGLEDRSLDLRFQLRGPRSVEHSPLVLVTVDNRSYKDLNQRWPFPRGHFARALRNLKRMGVRLIVLDIQFTEEAVGDSAGLAELAAAVRECAPVVLSGELVYERGGYQRLDRPLPVLLETGQPWALVNDLSDPDGVNRLYPLFLPDPGDGTPRAVLGARLLYTLDSLEGRGGAGLAFGPIAGGLRRLGERALRLEPGKANAVRINYYGPAGTWTHRSFSDFLDDAEFTLADPDQDADYVEQFADSALFQALWPGEVHPFAGKVALVGVSATDLHDDKRTPFFNYQGLRQLMPGVEVHAHAVQTMLDGAWIVNPLTGARAWLLLAAMALAGGWITRRLGPLRALLLLLPLAAGWLALAQWAFVRHNLWLELVAPLAALAFAWTAGTLLHFLQARRERAQIRGMFAQYVPEAVVAELIKSPDKLVLGGEEREMSALFSDVEGFTSVSEHLSPTQLVELLNEYLTEMTQCVTDEGGIIDKYEGDAIIAEFGAPLPCADHALRAARAALRMQERLVGMREDWARRGKPQLKARVGVNSGLMVVGNMGSRQIFDYTAMGDAMNLASRLEGVNKYYGSYILLSGDSWRRLDGAFLGRQLDAIRVKGRREPVDLWELLDRTDSPRAAELQERIRCWDAARALYLARDFSAAAAAFAALLEENPTDGPARTLAARCRAFGLQPPAPDWDGVQEMTEK; this is encoded by the coding sequence GTGAGCAGGCCGAAGCTGCAGCGTTGGTGGCTCGCCGCGGGCGTGGCCTTTCTGCTGGCCGTGCTCTTCAGCCTGCTGGACGCCGGGCTCTTCGGGCTGGAGGACCGCAGCCTGGACCTACGCTTCCAGCTGCGCGGGCCGCGCTCCGTGGAGCACAGCCCGCTGGTGCTGGTCACCGTGGACAACCGCAGCTACAAGGACCTGAACCAGCGCTGGCCCTTCCCGCGCGGTCACTTCGCCCGCGCGCTGCGCAACCTGAAGCGGATGGGCGTCCGGCTCATCGTGCTCGACATCCAATTCACCGAGGAGGCGGTGGGGGACTCCGCCGGCCTGGCCGAGCTGGCCGCCGCCGTTCGCGAGTGCGCCCCGGTGGTGCTCTCGGGCGAGCTGGTCTACGAGCGCGGCGGCTACCAGCGGCTGGACCGTCCGCTGCCCGTCCTGCTGGAGACCGGCCAGCCCTGGGCCCTGGTCAATGACCTGAGCGACCCCGACGGCGTCAACCGACTCTACCCGCTCTTCCTGCCCGATCCCGGCGACGGCACGCCGCGGGCCGTGCTGGGGGCGCGCCTGCTCTACACGCTGGATTCGCTGGAGGGCCGCGGTGGCGCGGGCCTGGCCTTCGGGCCCATCGCCGGCGGCCTGCGCCGCCTGGGAGAGCGCGCCCTGCGCCTGGAGCCGGGCAAGGCCAACGCTGTCCGCATCAACTATTACGGCCCCGCCGGAACCTGGACCCACCGCAGTTTCTCCGACTTCCTCGACGACGCGGAGTTCACCCTGGCCGACCCGGACCAGGACGCCGACTACGTGGAGCAGTTCGCCGACAGCGCGCTCTTCCAGGCCCTCTGGCCCGGCGAGGTCCATCCCTTCGCGGGCAAGGTGGCCCTGGTGGGCGTGAGCGCCACGGATCTGCACGACGACAAGCGCACGCCCTTCTTCAACTACCAGGGCCTCCGCCAGCTCATGCCCGGGGTGGAGGTGCACGCCCACGCCGTGCAGACGATGCTGGACGGCGCCTGGATCGTCAACCCGCTCACCGGCGCCCGCGCCTGGCTGCTGCTGGCCGCCATGGCCCTGGCCGGCGGCTGGATCACGCGCCGGCTGGGCCCCCTGCGCGCCCTGCTGCTCCTGTTGCCGCTGGCGGCCGGCTGGCTGGCCCTGGCCCAGTGGGCCTTCGTCCGCCACAACCTCTGGCTGGAGCTGGTGGCGCCGCTGGCCGCGCTGGCCTTCGCCTGGACCGCCGGCACGCTCCTGCACTTCCTCCAGGCCCGCCGGGAGCGGGCCCAGATCCGCGGCATGTTCGCCCAGTACGTGCCCGAGGCCGTGGTGGCCGAGCTGATCAAGAGCCCGGACAAGCTGGTGCTGGGCGGCGAGGAGCGCGAGATGAGCGCGCTGTTCAGCGACGTGGAGGGCTTCACGTCCGTCTCCGAGCATTTGAGCCCGACCCAGCTGGTGGAGCTCCTGAACGAGTACCTGACCGAGATGACCCAGTGTGTCACGGACGAGGGCGGGATCATTGACAAGTATGAGGGCGACGCGATCATCGCCGAGTTCGGCGCGCCCCTGCCCTGCGCCGACCACGCCCTGCGCGCCGCCCGGGCCGCGCTGCGCATGCAGGAGCGGCTGGTGGGAATGCGCGAGGATTGGGCCCGGCGCGGCAAGCCCCAGCTCAAGGCCCGGGTGGGCGTCAACAGCGGCCTGATGGTGGTGGGCAACATGGGCAGCCGGCAGATCTTCGACTACACGGCCATGGGCGACGCCATGAACCTGGCCTCGCGCCTGGAGGGCGTCAACAAGTACTACGGCTCCTACATCCTGCTCTCCGGCGACAGCTGGCGCCGGCTGGACGGGGCCTTCCTGGGCCGGCAGCTGGACGCCATCCGGGTCAAGGGCCGCCGGGAGCCGGTGGACCTGTGGGAGTTGCTGGACCGGACTGACTCCCCCCGGGCTGCCGAACTGCAGGAGCGGATCCGGTGCTGGGACGCGGCGCGCGCCCTCTACCTGGCGCGCGACTTCAGCGCCGCCGCCGCCGCCTTCGCGGCCCTGCTGGAAGAGAATCCCACTGACGGCCCGGCTCGCACGCTGGCTGCCCGTTGCCGTGCGTTCGGGCTCCAGCCGCCCGCTCCGGATTGGGACGGCGTGCAGGAGATGACCGAGAAATGA
- a CDS encoding ATP-binding protein, whose translation MPLSPEGPALPGCETVPAPRGEPDPRQLERRLEELTRELEIKDRLLTGNLLQMERVAGKLRQILASMSSAVLMVELDGYLSEANPRARTLLNIEGELPILASAVLPEPLQNILDEVVGEGRHVSQDELLLEGRHGVQTLRVDCRLVRDDMGNPIGVLQILDDQTHLIHMERRLEQSRTLAALGEMAASVAHELRNPLGGIGGFAALLKDLLEPESDPHRYTLRIIEGVEGLNKVATNLLTYTRPVEPRLQVLDLRQLLREVLSFIQIEVEQARLPLELEIDLGLTELPVRMDPELMRQSFLNLFKNAVQAFEGGPGRLGCRVRETRAPGGAGRIAVEVWDTGPGIPENLHEKLYNPFFTTRAKGTGLGLAIVRKNVELHGGVISLRSKPGQGACFTVQLPLANEL comes from the coding sequence GTGCCACTGAGCCCCGAAGGACCGGCCCTGCCGGGTTGCGAGACCGTTCCGGCGCCGCGCGGCGAGCCCGATCCCCGTCAGCTCGAGCGGCGGCTGGAGGAGCTGACCCGCGAGCTGGAGATCAAGGACCGCCTGCTGACGGGCAATCTCCTGCAGATGGAGCGCGTGGCGGGCAAGCTGCGCCAGATCCTGGCCTCCATGTCCAGCGCCGTGCTGATGGTGGAGCTGGACGGCTACCTGAGCGAGGCCAACCCCCGGGCGCGCACGCTGCTGAACATCGAGGGCGAGCTGCCCATTCTGGCCTCCGCCGTCCTGCCCGAACCCTTGCAGAACATCCTGGACGAGGTGGTGGGCGAGGGCCGGCACGTCAGCCAGGACGAGCTGCTGCTGGAGGGCCGGCACGGGGTGCAGACCCTGCGTGTGGACTGCCGCCTGGTGCGCGACGACATGGGCAACCCCATCGGCGTGCTGCAGATCCTCGACGACCAGACCCACCTGATCCACATGGAGCGCCGCCTGGAGCAGAGCCGCACCCTGGCCGCCCTGGGCGAGATGGCCGCCAGCGTGGCCCACGAGCTGCGCAATCCGCTCGGGGGCATCGGCGGCTTCGCGGCCCTCTTGAAGGACCTGCTCGAACCCGAGAGCGATCCGCACCGCTACACGCTGCGGATCATCGAAGGCGTCGAGGGGCTGAACAAGGTGGCCACCAACCTGCTGACCTACACGCGCCCCGTCGAGCCGCGCCTGCAGGTGCTGGATCTGCGCCAGCTCCTGCGCGAGGTGCTCAGTTTCATCCAGATCGAGGTGGAGCAGGCCCGCCTGCCGCTGGAGCTGGAGATCGACCTGGGGTTGACCGAACTGCCCGTGCGCATGGACCCCGAGCTGATGCGCCAGAGCTTCCTCAACCTGTTCAAGAACGCCGTGCAGGCCTTCGAGGGCGGCCCGGGCCGGCTGGGCTGCCGCGTGCGCGAGACCCGCGCGCCGGGCGGCGCCGGACGCATCGCCGTGGAGGTCTGGGACACGGGGCCGGGCATTCCCGAGAACCTGCACGAGAAACTCTACAACCCCTTCTTCACCACGCGCGCCAAGGGCACGGGCCTGGGCCTGGCCATCGTGCGCAAGAACGTGGAGCTGCACGGCGGCGTGATCAGCCTGCGCTCCAAACCGGGACAGGGCGCCTGCTTCACCGTCCAGCTGCCCCTGGCCAACGAGTTGTGA